AAAACTGCCCGGAGATCAAATAGGCATGGCTTCGCAAAGTCTGCTGGCCATTCCATATTATACCTGGGCAAACCGCGGACCTGGTGAAATGGAGGTTTGGATACCTCAAAGCCAGGATATGACCTTACCTGCACCTTTACCTTCAATTGCATCAATGAGCAAAATCTCTGCATCTTCTGTAGTAAAAAATCTGAGGGCTTTAAACGATCAGTATGAACCAGCTAACTCAAATGATCATTCCATAATTTACTACCATTGGTGGCCCGAAAAAAACTCCACTGAATGGGTACAATATGATTTCGATAAAGAACAGAAGATTTCATCTTCAAAGGTCTACTGGTTTGACGATGAAACCGATGGAGAATGCAGGGTGCCTGCCTCCTGGAAGTTGTCGTATAAAGCCGGCGAGGACTGGCTTCCGGTGGAAAATTTGAATCCATATTCAGTTAATAAAGACCGGTTTAATGTTGTCAATTTTAAAAAAATAAAGACGAGCGCATTACGGCTGGAAGTGCAGTTCCCAAAAGAGTATTCAGCAGGGATATTTGAGTGGACCGTTGAGTAAATTTAATGTTTAGAATCCCTGTTTGACAGCATTTCGTTCCCGGACCCATGTTAAGACGGAAAGTGAAATACCGATCATGAGTATCCCTAAAATGACAAATAGTTCATATCGTTCAAATTCTTTTATCTGTCCTTTCAGTACATGGCCAAAAAAGTAACCGGCAAGGATTAAAAGTGAAGCCCAGATGATGGTCATGAAGAAACTTATAATCAAAAACCGGATTGTGCTGATCTTGCTCATACCGATCATAAGTGGCGTCAGGATTCTGAAGCCATAGAGGAAGCGGTAACTGACAAGGAGCAATCTGGGATGCTTTTCAATATAGTCTTTAACTTTTCCGGCATGTTTCATCAGTGACGGACGTTTTTCAATCACGGTGCGGCCTTTGTACCTGCCGAGGAAAAAATAAAACCAGTCGGAAGTGAGGGTTATGAGAATTGCAAGGGTGGCAACGAGAAAAATATTCATGTAATCCTGGTGTGCAGCAAAAGAAGAAGCGATTATAACGGTATCACCCTCCAGGAGCACGCCGATCATGACGCTAAGATACAGGGCAAATGCTTGCATAACTCTTAGAGATATTTTATTACTTTTACTTTATTAAACATTTCCGGAAATAAAATTAATTAAAATTTATCAGAATGACATCTTCAAAAATTATCAGTGCCTTAAAGATAAGCGATGGTATAAAAATCAACCTAAAAAACTTTGATACTGGTCTCGGATTTACAGATGAACTCAAAGAATTTAAAAAATCCGAATTGAAGGACAGGGCTAAGGAGATTCTTGAAAGGAACATTGAGGAATTAGCCAGTATGCAGGAATTGCTTTATGCAAGTGACAATTACGGGTTACTTATCATTTTGCAGGCTATGGACGCTGCAGGCAAAGACGGCATTATTAAACACGTGATGAAAGGCATCAATCCGCAGGGATGCCAGGTTTACAGTTTCAAACAGCCGTCGGCAGAGGAACTGGATCACACATTCCTGTGGAGATGCATGAAAACCCTGCCTGAACGAGGCCGCATTGGTATATTTAACCGATCATACTACGAAGATGTGCTGGTTGTGAAAGTGCATCCCGAAATCCTCAGCAAGGAGCAACTTCCGCAGAAAAGCTATGATGAATCTTTCTGGAAACGTCGCTATGAAGACATCAATGCATTTGAACGGCATCTTGTCCGCAATGGAACAATAGTCCTTAAATTTTTTCTCCATGTTTCAAAAAAGGAACAGAAACAACGCTTTCTGCAAAGACTTGAAGACCCCAACAAACTGTGGAAATTTTCAGCGGCCGACATCACAGAACGTGCCTTCTGGGATGATTATATGAAAGCGTATGAAGAAGCCATCAGTAACACCTCAACAAAATGGGCTCCATGGTACGTTATTCCTGCTGATTTTAAATGGGCATCACGGACACTTGTGTCGGATATAATTGTGTCGACGATCAAGTCACTTGATTTAAGCTATCCCGTTCCATCCAAAGAAAAGTTAAAAGCTCTGGAAGATGAACGGCAAAAACTTCTTAATGGTCAATAATCATTTTATTTTTCATCTCCCGACATTCGGGATTTCACTCGGTTTCGCCTCGTTCAACTTTATTTCCCGGCCTATTTTTGCATAGCGTCTAAACAATTGATATTTTTATGCTTTATTCAATAGAAAATTAAAATTCAATATACTGTTTGATATAGATCTTGTTAAGAAAGTGTACGGGTTCATGACCGGAAGAATTGAAAGTGCCCGTAAAATTCTGGGCCGACCTTTGACATTAAGTGAAAAAGTGCTGTATAGTCATTTATGGGATGGTAATGCCACCATTTCTTATCAGAAGGGGACGGATTATGTTAATTTTGCTCCTGACCTGGTAGCCATGCAGGATGCCACAGCCCAGATGGCATTACTTCAGTTCATGAATGCTGGAAGGGAAAAAACCGCAGTACCAACAACAGTCCATTGCGACCACCTCATACAGGCGTATGTGGGTGCAAAGGCTGATCTCGGTTTTGCACTTGAACAGAATAAAGAGGTGTATGATTTTCTGGAATCTGTTTCAGTAAAATATGGCATCGGTTTCTGGAAACCCGGTGCCGGCATCATCCATCAGGTCATCCTCGAGAATTATGCTTTCCCGGGTGGAATGATGACAGGTACGGATTCCCATACGGTGAATGCCGGCGGTCTGGGCATGATAGCAATTGGCGTCGGTGGCGCTGACGCTGTCGATGTTATGGCCGGTATGCCATGGGAATTGCGAATGCCTGAGCTTATCGGCGTCAAACTAACAGGAACACTCTCCGGATGGACAGCGCCCAAAGATGTCATATTAAAGGTCGCAGGTATTATTACGGTTAAAGGTGGAACCGGTTATATCCTTGAATATTTTGGCGATGGAGCTGACTCCATCTCAGCTACCGGTAAAGGTACCATATGCAACATGGGTGCAGAGATTGGCGCAACTACGTCCATTTTTGGTTATGACAATAAAATGGCTGATTATCTTGTCAGCACAGGCCGCTCCGACATTGCCAGAATGGCTGATAAAATTAAAACCTATCTCAGAGCGGATGATGATGTTTATTTGCATCCCGACAAATATTTCGACCAGATCATTGAGATCAACCTGTCGAAGCTCGAACCCCATGTCAATGGTCCTTATACTCCTGATGCGGCTTATCCCATTTCTGAATTTGTCAACATTGTTAAAGAAAAGAAATATCCACTGAAAATTGAAGTTGGACTTATAGGTTCCTGCACAAACTCATCCTATGAAGATCTGACCCGCGCTGCTTCAATTGCACGGCAGGCAAGTGATAAGGGACTTAAAGTAAAAACAGAATTTATCATCACACCCGGATCGGAACAAATCCGGTACACTGCTGACGTGATGGACTGCTAAAAGCCTTTGAAGACATTGGTGGCATTGTGATGTCGAATGCCTGTGGACCTTGTATTGGCCAGTGGAAAAGACCTACCGACGATCCCGACAGGAAGAATTCGATATTGACGTCTTATAACCGGAATTTCGCCAAACGGAACGACGGCAATCCCAACACCCATAGTTTTGTGGCCTCACCCGAAATCGTCACAGCAATGACCTTGGCAGGTGATCTGACTTTTAATCCGCTTACGGATGTTCTTGTCATGATAGAGGTGAGTCGTTCAGATTCACCCCACCGGAAGGGTTGGAACTACCTCCTGAAGGATTCGAAGTAAATGATAATGGATATATCTCGCCAGAATCTGATAATGCCGTAAATGAAGTTATCATTCATCCGGATTCTGATCGGCTGCAAATACTTAAGCCATTCGATCCCTGGAGTGGTAACGACTTTATTGACTTGCCGCTGCTCATCAAGGTCAAAGGTAAATGCACCACTGATCATATTTCAATGGCAGGGCCGTGGCTGCGCTTTAGAGGCCATCTTGATAAAATATCCGATAACCTGCTCATGGGAGCTGTTAATATATTTAATAATGAAAGCAACCTTATAAAAAATCAACTGTCTGGTGTATATGAAAAAGTAAGTTCTGTGGCCCGGTATTATAAAAATCATGGAATTAGCTCAGTTGTCGTCGGCGATGACAATTATGGAGAAGGTTCATCACGCGAACATGCAGCCATGGAACCACGGCATCTTGGTGTCAATGTTGTTCTGGTGCGGTCATTTGCGCGCATCCATGAAACAAATCTTAAGAAACAGGGTGTGATTGCATTGACTTTTTCTGAAAGGAATGATTATGAAAGGATACGGGAAGATGACCGGCTCGATATTATCGGATTGAAGGAATTTGCAGCAGCGAAATCGCTGATTGTCGTGTTACACCATTCCGATGGAACAGAAGAGCGGTTTCCTGTTAACCATTCATATAATGACACGCAGATCGAATGGTTTAAGGCTGGCAGTGCATTGAACCTCCTTCGAAAAGAGATTAAAGGGAATAAATAATATTCCTTCTAAAACCTCGTTATTATGACTTATTTGGATAAATTTGCACGACTTAGTTTAAATCGTACAGAGTGGATATATTGAAGAGAGTTTACTTAATCCTGGTTTTGTTTTTAATTTCCGGTATTTGTTCTGCCCAGATCGGCGGTTCGCACACGTATGATTTTCTCAATCTAACAAATTCAGCAAGGATAGCAGGAATCGGCGATAACTACCTGGTTTCGAAAGATAATGACATGACACTTACTCTTGCCAATCCGTCACTTATCACGCCAAAGATGCATAACAGCTTTTCACTGAGTTTTGTTGATTATCCCTCTGATATCAATTATGGTTTTGCAATGTATTCGCGAACTTTTGATAAGATAGGAAGCTTCGCTGCCACGATGCAGTTCATCGATTACGGCAAATTTTTGTATGCGGATCCTACGGGTCAGACATCCGGAAATTTCAGTGTGTCGGAGTATGCGCTTAACATTGGTTGGGGCAGGCAACTAGACTCCTCCTTTTCGATTGGAGCCAACTTCAAGACAATTTACTCATCACTGGAAGCTTATACATCCCTCGGAATTGCTGTTGATGTTGCCGGCGCTTATTATAATGCGAAGTCGGATTTCACAGCTTCTTTGATGTTCAGAAATATAGGCACACAACTAACAGCCTATTATTCTGGTCATACTGAGCCTTTGCCTTTCCAGATTGATGCCGGGATATCAAAACGACTGAAATATTTGCCCTTCAGGTATTTTGTAAATTACAATCACATTGAAAAGTGGGATCTGTCGTATGATGATCCGAATAACCCTGATAATATTGATCCCTTCACCGGCGAGCCTCAATCAAAAAGCGGCATTGCCAGATTTGGCGATAACCTGATGCGACATATCGTAATAGGAGGGGAGATCACCCCCATAAAAAGCTTAAGCTTTAGAATCGGATATAATTATCAACGGCGCCAGGAACTTAAAGTCAATGACAAAGTTGGCATGGTCGGTTTCTCCTGGGGTATCGGACTGAAAATCAATAAATATGAATTCTCCTTTGCCCGGTCGGTCTATAGTCTTGCCGGATCTCCTAATTACTTCACGTTTACATTTAATCCATCCGCTTCACTAAAAAAGAAACAACCTGTATCCAACCAATAAATTGAATTTTTCACTTTTAGCTATTTCTGACATTGTCCATTTTCTTAATGCCTTTTAGTAATTTCTTTATGTACCTTTGTGTTATTGAAATATTTAACACAAAGATTCACAAAGTCTTGTACAACTGGACCCGGAGGATTTCTGAATTTAAATGTTTAATTAACTGACCATTGGGCTTATGTATTTGCATCATCTGTCACTGAATAATTTCAAGAATTACCGGCAGCTTGAATTGGATTTCTGTGAGAAGATAAACTGTTTTGTGGGAGATAATGGCACAGGCAAGACCAATCTCCTGGATGCCATTCATTACCTTTCTTTCTGTAAGAGTTACTTTAACCTTATCGACACGCAGAATATCCGGCATGATGAACCATTTTTTGCTGTCCATGGCGACTATATTAAAAATGATGACCGCACTGAAACTATCAGCTGTATCCAGCAGCGCGCACAAAAGAAAGTATTTAAAATCAACAAAAAGCCTTACACACGTCTTGCTGATCATATTGGTTTGTTTCCACTGGTCATGGTGTCGCCGTATGACCGTGATCTGATCAATGATGGCAGCGAGATCAGAAGAAAATACATCGACAGTGTCATTTCTCAGTTTGATAAAATCTATCTTGATGATCTGATTAATTACAATAAAGCACTGCTTCAACGGAATACCCTTCTTAAGCTGTTTTATGATAGCAGGACTTTTGATAAGGCCTCACTGGAAATCTGGGATGAACAGATGATCACACTTGGTGACAAGATCTTTCAAAAGCGGAAAAAGTTTGTCACTGAATTTATTGCCATTTTTCAGGAATATTTCGAATTCATCACGAATGGAAAGGAGAAGGTAAATATATTGTATGAATCCCAACTTGATAAACAGGATTATAAAATACTCCTCGAACAATCAATTGAAAGGGACATGGCGTTGTGCTTTACAAGTGCTGGAATTCATAAAGATGATATGATATTTATACTGGATGATTTTCCGATAAAAAAATACGGCTCGCAGGGGCAGCAGAAATCGTTTGTCATCGCCCTTAAACTTGCGCAATTCGATTATACAAAGGATGTTAAAGGATTTAAGCCCATTCTTTTA
This genomic stretch from Bacteroidota bacterium harbors:
- a CDS encoding polyphosphate kinase 2 family protein, whose amino-acid sequence is MTSSKIISALKISDGIKINLKNFDTGLGFTDELKEFKKSELKDRAKEILERNIEELASMQELLYASDNYGLLIILQAMDAAGKDGIIKHVMKGINPQGCQVYSFKQPSAEELDHTFLWRCMKTLPERGRIGIFNRSYYEDVLVVKVHPEILSKEQLPQKSYDESFWKRRYEDINAFERHLVRNGTIVLKFFLHVSKKEQKQRFLQRLEDPNKLWKFSAADITERAFWDDYMKAYEEAISNTSTKWAPWYVIPADFKWASRTLVSDIIVSTIKSLDLSYPVPSKEKLKALEDERQKLLNGQ
- a CDS encoding DedA family protein; the encoded protein is MQAFALYLSVMIGVLLEGDTVIIASSFAAHQDYMNIFLVATLAILITLTSDWFYFFLGRYKGRTVIEKRPSLMKHAGKVKDYIEKHPRLLLVSYRFLYGFRILTPLMIGMSKISTIRFLIISFFMTIIWASLLILAGYFFGHVLKGQIKEFERYELFVILGILMIGISLSVLTWVRERNAVKQGF
- a CDS encoding DNA replication/repair protein RecF; the encoded protein is MYLHHLSLNNFKNYRQLELDFCEKINCFVGDNGTGKTNLLDAIHYLSFCKSYFNLIDTQNIRHDEPFFAVHGDYIKNDDRTETISCIQQRAQKKVFKINKKPYTRLADHIGLFPLVMVSPYDRDLINDGSEIRRKYIDSVISQFDKIYLDDLINYNKALLQRNTLLKLFYDSRTFDKASLEIWDEQMITLGDKIFQKRKKFVTEFIAIFQEYFEFITNGKEKVNILYESQLDKQDYKILLEQSIERDMALCFTSAGIHKDDMIFILDDFPIKKYGSQGQQKSFVIALKLAQFDYTKDVKGFKPILLFDDIFDKLDESRVKQIVRLVGNNSFGQVFLTDTDSDRISKIFQGLDISYRIFQVLDGQVTLIKQEE
- the porQ gene encoding type IX secretion system protein PorQ is translated as MDILKRVYLILVLFLISGICSAQIGGSHTYDFLNLTNSARIAGIGDNYLVSKDNDMTLTLANPSLITPKMHNSFSLSFVDYPSDINYGFAMYSRTFDKIGSFAATMQFIDYGKFLYADPTGQTSGNFSVSEYALNIGWGRQLDSSFSIGANFKTIYSSLEAYTSLGIAVDVAGAYYNAKSDFTASLMFRNIGTQLTAYYSGHTEPLPFQIDAGISKRLKYLPFRYFVNYNHIEKWDLSYDDPNNPDNIDPFTGEPQSKSGIARFGDNLMRHIVIGGEITPIKSLSFRIGYNYQRRQELKVNDKVGMVGFSWGIGLKINKYEFSFARSVYSLAGSPNYFTFTFNPSASLKKKQPVSNQ